Sequence from the Mytilus galloprovincialis chromosome 10, xbMytGall1.hap1.1, whole genome shotgun sequence genome:
atttataggcaacaaacttatgaatatgagcgatgttaagtcttgaaatttattacgaatgttggttgaaggaatcgcatttcattataatgacaagagttcttgagatcaagatatttatctgttgaattattcatctcatgaatattcattagtaatttgtatattaatctcagtgtgtatttttgaaatctcagtgtgtaattaacaattctcagtgtgtgtttttcaatttatttcatctcagtgtatctttttaaaatctcagtgtgtaattttgaattctcagtgtgtgttttttattttttttaaatctcagtgtgtaatttcgatttctcagtgtgttattttaggtttttaaatctcagtgtgtatttttttcgaaaaaagggtttaaacatagttttgacgagaacggcttgccatatttttgtgttgtgttttgtggaatgtttgattttcattttattctttgtCAACTTATGTTGTCGTCCGTCAATTATGTTTTAGTACTTCAATTATGTTTTCGTCCGTCAATTATGATGTCGTCCGTCACTGACGTTTTTTTATTCGCCCATTCTAATCTTTTCCAtcatttaagaaagaaaaaaatgttttctgtgTCAtcaatttcttctttttcttgaTTTCTACATAAAATTCAATGTAAAACTTAGCTCCCTATATCTATGTTtgcaaagaaaaaacaaaaacagcaagTAACCCATTATCAAGGTAAATATTGACTTTATTGAActcaaaatgtaaaattttggaGTTTCCATTTTTGAAAAATTGCATCGATCCGCTACTTTGCATTCTATGACATCACCTTCTTCAATCTTTAATAAGGCGaatttcttttaaagaaaaaaatccattgaATGTTTAGAACTAATTAGGCGCcgtgtgaattaaaaaaaaatcaatgtgatTGGCCGAGTATTTTGAAAAGttgtttggatatttttttcttgatataaaAACATATCTTATATTCAACAAATTTCTAGAGACATACgaacttttaaatgtttttagtaCACATAATATAATTGTTCTTTTCCAGGGCAATGTAATATGTTTTGTGTTGATTCTGCGATTATACaaacaataaaactttatttGAGTGGCATAAACACCTTTGTCAAAcaagtataaataaaataattataaaatgaacaaacagCTCTTGACCTCTgtgttttacaaatatattttaatgtcatTGTACTTGAAGTACCATTGCCCTATTGACCATCGTAACTTTTCATAAATCATATAAGTAAGTAAGTTTATTATACAGCGCCGACAATAATTTTGAAGTTAACTATGACCATCTAAGTAGATAGAGGACACACACTTTGAACAGACAAACACAGCCATTGCCTTTTTGCAAAAGTGTCTCCAAGTCCTTATTATTGTGCTGTAAGGCTGTATGTACGTGTTTCGGAATTTGTTTTctcaataaaataattttgtacaaTTATACCTTTTTAGAAAGCTATTATAAGTTATTTATGTAGACTTATTTGATCATTGGTGATGTAATGGTTTATTAGCATTTCTATAAGTATGGTCGTTGTTATGGTGTGTTCAGCTACGATACATTGTCCAAAGTAAAAGTAGTACTCTAGTTTTAAGTATTTCGTATGATGTATTCGTCATAACCATGATGGGTTACTGATTAACCAATGAACAGCAACAAAGAGTTCAAGGTCATATGCAacctgtcagacagacatgtacattttacaatcattccatacaccacatagatttgacatattgcttataataTTTGAGATATTGAGTTAACCATGAAATGTGGTCTTTTGAGGAAGGATCACATAGGGCCAAATAGTTGTCCTATTTGTCATAATATGTGAGTATTTCACATGAAAAATTATCACCTTTTCAAGAAATcgttgaaccatgaaaatgatgtcaagtgGAATATGACTGACGGAAACTAAATTTCTATTTTGTAGTAAAATTCAAACTTTCCAAAAATGACTTCGTTGAATGGGCAAAAAAAGTGGTACGAGATgactcaataatattttttaatagatTTACATCCTTCGTATAAATAAAACGTCGACTTGGCCCATTTGACAAAATTCGCGTTAAATCAGAGTATTGAGTGGGTTCCGTTTTGTGGTTTTGTGTTGTTTATACGGATTGCACTATCACATCATTTCACAACCAAATTCAATTAAAGATCGCCATGATTGTTAATATATTACGGTCTTCAACCGACAGTAAACAAACCTTTCCGACGTCGTGTCAGGGTCAGGTTATTTAGTTCTTTGTCGACTTCTTCAGGGATCACAGAAGGTAAAGACAGCTGTCGGCTGACACTTTGTCTAGtccgttttgattttttacaCAATCGATACAAGTTTGTAAATATTTTCCCTACACTATCCACACATTCACGAACCGATATTTCATAAAAACTGGCACATCCAATCTCTTTCGATTTCTGATCACCTTGTTCTTCTGTTATAGTTCTATCATGAATACGGTCATTTTGATTTCCAACAAGAAACACGGGTGTCGTTGTTATACTTCCATCGGGCAATGAAATACTTGTTTTACGTTGTCTTTTTGCATAGGAATTTATTAGAAATTTAAGTCTTGAGCATTCCTGGAAACTTCCTTCATCTGTTACTGAATATATCAGGATAAAGGCGTCTGCCcatttaatgttttcttcaaGTTTACTATGTTCGCCCTGAAACAAACAAAAGATATATCTGCAAAGCATGTAAAGACTGAATTAAAAACACACCTAGATTTATTGAGAAAATGACTGACtcttaacaaaatcaaaagtcaTAGAGTGTTTTGACCAGCATTGGAAATTAAAGCATCTTATTATAAGAACTCACAAGTTTTAAAGATCATGTCAACGGCTGTTTCATACTTTCAGATACTGTGTTAAATCtagtttaatttttatataatatgcaCATTTGCTACGCTGTTGATTTACAATCTAAAATAGAATTTCTAAAGTATGGAAAGCCACAGTGAACCCTATATATGGCTTTCCATACTAAAGATATAACGATATAAATATGATTTCACCAAATTGTTAGGTACATGTTGAACACTAAACATACATCTGTTTAAATCAAAGTCCTTTGATCTCTGATAGTAGTCTCAGTggaaatcttattttttatatgaacaatttaacaaaaaatcaaattgattttagtaaagatgacagaaaaaaaaaataaaagaggaaCAGATAGGTATATTAGTTCCAAAAACAGTACAGTTTCTAGCTACTCacaattttactttatacattccatatttattttttttaaaccccTTTGCTTTTTCAAAAAGATCATGTTCTAAATAAATTCACAGCACCCCTATTtgtcttattatatatatgtaaattaatcATTTATCAGAATATAAGTACTGACGAAACATTAAAACATTGTCaaacaattataatttaaaaacctaaaaacgTATTTAAGTAACCAGGCTTCACTTTGAAAGTGTAATCATAatcaggaatattacagtgaAGTGTCTGAACATTAAGtgtactaacacaaaggttcctggttcgattcccgttccagGATGAAAATTTTAGGGACAAGAAtgttcggctctcccttgacactatttgcgagtatggtcttgaggaaacaatgatagtcctcttgcacgttaaagacacacTTGTAGACTTCTAAAAAGAGCatgcaggctaatgccgctacaaggcaacaCTCGCATCcgtaaagtggaaagggattaatataagttgcaaaacttgtttcccaatctactataaatacatatttttaaactaagTGTTTTACGGTACATTGTTGTCTTTGAGTTCAATGTCTTATGGTTTAGTGCTTTGCATGGTTACTCTAAATTCTGTTATCATATACCTGAGCTGCTGTATCCAGTACTTCAAACACAACAGTTTC
This genomic interval carries:
- the LOC143048232 gene encoding ras-related and estrogen-regulated growth inhibitor-like, with product MARLIDNVKNMSSPKLLRKISMSRQKPFKVAILGQNGVGKSAFTVRFLTRRFIGEYDPLLEKVYSCTKGVDGETVVFEVLDTAAQGEHSKLEENIKWADAFILIYSVTDEGSFQECSRLKFLINSYAKRQRKTSISLPDGSITTTPVFLVGNQNDRIHDRTITEEQGDQKSKEIGCASFYEISVRECVDSVGKIFTNLYRLCKKSKRTRQSVSRQLSLPSVIPEEVDKELNNLTLTRRRKGLFTVG